The Phycodurus eques isolate BA_2022a chromosome 5, UOR_Pequ_1.1, whole genome shotgun sequence DNA segment aaaaattggaaataaaaaaactaatgaataacatttatattaaaacccatatttattatattatttaaatgtttatataatTAGTATAtttactatatttatttttacactcacACTAGGCGGGGGAGGGGACCTCACCCATAATGCAGCCACAGAGCAATAAGTTCTTAGAAGTGGCAACCATAAATCTTTCACCTCCATAAATATTTGACCGTTTTCTTTGAATCATTTAAAGAAAAGCCCCATTCTGTTGTTTTGCAGGGCAACGTGCAAGCAGTATACACCCGCCcaccaaccccccaccccatctCTGCCGCCCACTCtatttgctctctctctctctctctctctctcgctctctgtcaGTTCGACATGCTGCTCAGTGGCCCTGAAATATAGCACATTATGCCGCTTTGTTGCTCATCATTCACTGTTACATGCCGCATCTGAATGCAATGTAAATGATATGATGATCTGCCTCTCTAAGGCAACATTAGCTTTGCAATCGTTAACGCCTTTGTCAAGTGCAAGGGTCGACTTTCTGAGATACTCCTTTGTAACGTGGTGGAGAAATGTCATTAAGAAAAAtcgcaaataaatatttttgcagCAATCGTGGTTAAAATGTTCATACAATCAAAGTGCAGACCAATACACTGTGTTGTTTTCTCAACGAAACGGAGCATTTGGACACGATACCCGATTAGCTTTGGGAGTCACTGTGTAGTCTGGAGTCAACTAGAAGTCATCGGTGCTTTCCAGCTGAGTGGCTATGCATATGTGGAGAGCAACACTAGAATATGCATGAGTGCTATTAGCCAGAACCGCTCGTAGCTTTGCTCTGTATCAAGTGGGGACTTGGGGGAGATTACACAGCTGAGgagaagattttaaaaaatcgtATATGTTTAAATGCCATAATAATACTAGAATAAATGTGTAGATTAGTCATAATTTTCCcaaatttttttcaatattataTGACGTCATCGCAGGTTTCTCTCCATGCTGTGCTGCTTGCCTTATAGTCTGCACCTACAATGACCACAAAAACATCAGTCCCAAATGTCCTTaccaaaaaagtttgcattcattaattaattaaagaaaAGGCCAACATGAATGACTCGAAATACTATAATGAGTCTTTCTGATGCTTTGATGCCTTGAGGTGTTTTAAAACTAACATTTTGCTCCCGTGTAATTACTGTGAACTATGAGACCCTTTGCAGGGAGGTTTTACAACAGTAAATCAAGCCCAAGAGCAAGACTCTTTTCATTGTCCTGCTGCGGCCTCAGGTGGTCAAAGGCTGCAACAACATGTTAAGAGGgcaacctttgttttgttttgttttttacatctaCTGAGGAGGTTACACACAACTACAGAAAATGCATCATTCCACTACAGGAGACTCTGTTTTTATGAATGTATATAACCCAGTTTGGCTAATCTTCTGTTGGATGTATGCAATTTTCAGGAAAAGTACATGGGTTAAGTGGCAGAAAAATTACAACTCAAAATCTCAGTTCAGCAAGCATCTCAGGATGAACTTGGTTTAGCAACACTCTTCCCAAAATAAGGAACAGCTCACCGGGTGGTTTTAACCATcctgttgtgtttgtttctcaGGAGCAGCAATAATGTTACTGGCGCAGCGGCACGTTTACTTCAatttaataaacattgtttgtaTCGCATTATCGactcaacatttaaataagtgttacatactaaaaaaaatggttttaactatttatttttaactaaagTGGAACAATGTGACCCACAACTAACAGAGTTAAGCGAAGATcagtagcccctttcacactgcttATTAAAGCCCGTAATTTTCCAAGAgaatgctacaaaatgaagacaatacACTGCttggaataaattaataattaatattaataattacattgtaataatttaattacaattaaacaTTTCTTGGCACAAATCGTTGGTCTAATAGCAGAACTGCcagagtcatttttttttttactttttcagaaaacaagacaaaacaagagATTTagcaaacaagaagagtccagttgcctcaattcaacctttgctGATTACCATGACTTGAATGACTAAGACTCGagacagacaaagaaaaaaaatgtaagattttagcaagaagattggtattttttattgctattgtaaatcagtcatttaaaaaatgacatggaAATAGATAGgcaaacaaaacattacaattTAGGTAGTAAATGTTCTTctgtgtttaggccagcagaccGCCCTCATTGTTCCAACGTCACATTCCGTGTCTGGAAATAGCTGTGTGACTAGCAAAAACAGGAGGCAGCTGCCTTCTCCATCGACTGACTCAGGCAAGTGTGACCACAGCGTCTGTTGAGCGCCTCTGGCCAAATACTGTATTCCACAGTTGCCACTTTAAACCCCTGCCAACAAAACTCCGCTTCTGCCAGGATCTTCTGGTGGGCGCAACAGATGTAAACTATTGCAGGAGCAGAAGGCGGAAGCTTGTAGGttagcagaggtggcaaaacgGCAGGTCGTTGGCAGAGTTGGAAGCCCGAgatttgggaggctggaacttGAAGGACACTCTTAATCTAAAATATTGCAGCAGTGTTTTATGGTTTAGATTGTTTGACAGATGCAACCACTGCAGGTTTCTATCAGAATATTCAAGTGGGGTTCTAATACCTACTAGAGCCGATGTGAATTCTGgagttctgaatccaccttgaTGTGGCATATTGACTGTTTCAAAGAATATCTATATTGATGTTTCAAGCTTCAGGTGGAGGGAGCTGACATTGGCTTCAGCGTGGGTCTGGAAGCCACCATCCGTATGCTAAAAGGCATGTTTGATGACTGCATAACTGGATATCAGAATACATCATAGTttatataatgtacagtacaagacctaggaaaattattttattcaacgCACAAAACTGCcctgaaaatatatttcaaacagCCCCATCTAGTGGCTTACGGATTTAAAGAATCTAAGGTACACTCAAGAAGAAGAATGAAACGTAGCTCGATTCATTCGGGATGAGCATTATCTCAAGAAATATCACACGAATAcccagtctgcttaaactattatcacacaaacaattatgttttcatattaaataataataataataacattccCAGGAGGAAAAGGTAAGTGAGCCCTTTGATTTCAGAACTGCTTGATCCTCCTTTGGCTGCAATAACctcaaacaaacatttcctgtcgttgcagatcagacgtgcACAACGATCAAGATAAactttggaccattcctctttacaaaaatgttgcagttcagcaaaattccagggatgtctggtgtgaatagatCTCTTGAAGTTATGCCACAGCATTAtaatcaggttgaggtcaggacatTGACCTTGGGGGCAGCCATATTTGTGAGTACATTTACATGAGATCTTTCAGATATTTCAGTATGTACCCTTATTGTGGCAGTTTTGATGTCGTGATGTGCCTTGGCCAGTGGTGGTAGGTCAGTCCCCACATGGTTCTGTTATTGACCAAAATCAAGTGTTGAAAATTGCTTGATCTCTTTGACCATGCAATGTCAATGGCTGCACAaacatgcctttttttcccttaatattTGGAGATGTAAAGGTTTTCGCCCAACGCCAGCTTtatactccctacatttgaaaacagatgtttGTGCTTTGTATTCCATATTTTGTCAACATTactttaattactttttccacctccgcagataataaataacaacaaaaagatgTTTTCATTTAAGCCATTTACACTGTTTTCCGAGTCGCCCTGCCTTGGTGAAATGTTATAGAAAGTGTACTTTACTCACGTCACGTGTAacgtcatggtgaaaaggtTGTCGTTGAACATGGAGTGGCAGTAGTGAATCTCCGTGTTAGTGTGTCCGCTTTGAGGCAACCGTAGAAGAAAGCGGGCTCGCTGATGTCACTCACGCCAATAAGTTAGTTAGCCCAAAGTAGCTAGCGCAGGGTTGGAGATTGTTACGAGTCCGGTGCCTTTTGTCGCCTTTCCCTTTAAGGTAAACTACATTGGAGCCGCCACAGTATGGACGACGTTATAGCTGTGTGTGATGGAAAGGTGCTCTTGAAAACAACCGCAGCAGAAGTGACTCACGCCACGTTGGCTACGCGCCGCGTTTGGCGAACACATGTTACCATACATCGTGTTACGGGAGTAAAACGCTAACAAGGCTAAATATGCTAACTAGGCTAACGCGTAGCTGACGTTAGCGGCTGTCAGCCAGCTGCCTGAACTAAAGTGGCGCTTCCCCGGTCTTTACGTCATTTTAGCCACCAGCTCAACACGTTAAGTGTAAACACTTGTGCATACCTGATTGACAATAAAGTCTGTATAAGTCTAAAgtatcatttgtatttattagttTCATTAAGATTATATTTCACTCTtccaattttgttttactttattcaGTTGTAGAATATGCTTGTTTAATATTGTTTACTTagcactttaaaatatatattttttgtttttattgtatatatgGGTTATTTTTCCGGATTTTCgcttttgtaattttattcaGTTGTAGTATGTCCTTGTGTTTAAGGATAAACTTTATGTAATCCATTGGTTTATAACAAATGAGTCagttctcatacctactgttgctgacgATTGTTCCCTGTTTGAATAATATAATTAGTTTGAAGCagtttctaacattccatactaaaaaaataaagtaataaaagtATGTATAATTGTATAATTCGTGCTACTATTGTATCAGGTCTATACGGATATCGGCCAatactcaaggctgcaatatcagtATCgtatcggaagtgaaaaagttgtatCGGGACATGCAGAGTATTTTGTTTGCACGTTATACCAACTCTGTGGCTATAAATTAGCATTGTGTgcgcacatactgtatctatagTGTggccacatttccccccccccccccccccatgtcacGTATGGAGCTCTGTACTAACATAttctagactttacgccgatcttaTTGGTGTGATCGGtgttggccgataattagcattttatggtgatcggctttcatgtcataattcgccgatctgatcaattacgtcatcgatcggctccgcaaaagacttAACTCCGTGTcgccgtcgcgtatgaatccaaaagctcgtctatttttagccttgtcacgtgtcttgtggcgcagtactgtaacaaTCTAACGGCCAATCAAGTtcttttcaatcttgtcggtgaaaaaacacagtCGGTGTgtgactattttgcggtgtctcagacaaacaacacgtaggttatttgcagtctgtgcacaactgaagtacgtcgtagGGAACGTCATCtcaatgcttcaacacaacaaatttgatcgggcacctgaagaatgtatgGTGGGGGGgagccaaacggacgcaaactctggacaacaccagtccatatagccgggacagtgagaacgttagcgtaagcatgtcattatttagtatttattaacgtaattgaattgcaaaataaagtaatttaattacagtaagcaagcacccattatttctgtcctgTTGTAGTGTTCATTTGACCtcaatttatgtcagtggccaatccttgaataccccctagaggtcattgatgcgttcacttttgtctaaaatgctagtgaataattttgagctcggatgggctccagcacacccgagaccctagtgaggataagcagtacagaaaatggatggatggatggatggatacaatactcagtatacagtacacaaagtatatacaataaatgaacaagtcatgtaaatcgacaaattgctccatcttgtgatctgttatcgtttttttaaacttgctgatcggccccaaaaatcctgatcgtgtaaagcctaacaTATCCTAAACATTTGTATGACAAACACTTCTAGGGCATaaatagaaaatggaaaaacagtaagtacagcaCTAACTGAGTATACCTTATTAGGCAGTGTGACCACATATTCTTACACCGCTGCGCAAACTACTTCGAAATCTCGTACTTTATATCGCTAGCATCGTGAACGAAGGACCCCCTGTATTTTTCTCTTCAAACAACGCTTGTTGAGGCTGCTCATTCTTGTTGGAATTGTTCTTCCAGGCTGGTGTCGAAAGATGCGGCGCGGGGAGCATGTGCCGCACGCGTTCCAGGCCCCGGTGGACGTCCACGCCAGCGCCGACGGCCAGGTGTACATGTTCAAGAGGAAAGCCAACGGCACGGCCGCGTCGTCAGACGATGAAGACGAGGAGGTGGAGGAACTCGGTCTGATGGAAATGAGACCTCGCGTGTTCCAAGAGCCCGAACAGGACAGGCTGGGGAATTTCCACCTGCTGGAACGGGACGTGCTGGACGGCGACAATCTCAACAAGCTGGCGTTGCAGTACGGATGCAAGGTAGGTAGGGGAGTGATGTAGGATAACCGCTATCAAATGTTTTTAGACCCAAGTACttggcatacttggcaaataaagatgattctgattcttatgaTTAATCAGACaaaaattgattttgcattcgtaaacacaataatgtgcatgcGCGGTCCGTTTATTGCtattgtccacttggggtcgccatcctcagaTTTTTACTGTAGTATCggtgactttgtgtgtgttggcTTGAAAAGGCGGGGCCTAACCTGTTGTCTGACATGGGCATCAGCGAATCAGAGCGTAGAGTTGGCTGGGGGGTTGGGGGTGTCGTGTCCAATTCGATCCAATTATCGGTATGTAACTCATAAACTATACACTTGTTTCTATGAACAGGTGGCAGACATAAAGCGCGTGAACAACCTCATACAGGAGCAGGATTTATTTGCACTGAAATGCATCAAAATTCCTGTTCCCAAGCACAGCTTTTTAACGGAATCGCACGCAGACCCGAGTGACTATTTAGAGGAAATGCCCATCAGGGACCAGCCGCACAGACACCAGGTTATGGACTTCTGCACTGAAGTGGACAACGACACGGAGAAGCTAATCCCGACCACGGACAACCGCGACGTGGAGCTGTTGGGCGATGTACCCAAAATATCGGGCCCAAGAGGACAGAAGGGCCAAGGGGCAGACTGGGGCATCCAGTGGTGGAACGCCGTGGTGGCTATGCTGCTCATCGGCATCATACTGCCCTTGTTTTACGTTATTTACTTCAAAACCAAACACAGTGGTGCAGCCTCGCCGCCAGATGGCAGTGTCACGTCATCTCCCGTCACGTCAAACAACCCCGGGACCGGCGCCTTTGGTACCGCTGGACCTGAGCCAGGATAGAACTCCCCCTCTAGTTTGCATAAAGCCAAATGTCTTGAACATCACATGCAATACCTGCCTCGTCTTCTGTTAAAGTCGGCCATTTGCAATCCATTGCAATCATGTCAACTTAAAATTCGTCAATAACATCTTGCCAGTAATTGTTACTGTTCTGCATGTTGTTTTATGGtaagtatttttgtgttttcgtagctatttaaaaacacatctcCAGCTACAGTGTTGTCCCTCATATTTGCGGTTCACTTTCACAGCTACTTTTTCTTTCTGTGGAATCGATTCTCaactttttgctgaaaaactaaCATGACGTTTTTTGTCCTCATCGGAAACACCCTACGATTCCACgggatggcgccaaagccctgtctaacaGAAAGGTACTGCAGTGGGGCCCGTATATTGGCAGTTTAGTGacaaagaactatgttgaaatgaggAAAGGAGCTTCTATTCGAGACCAAAGCACTATTTATTACATACACATTAATAGTGCGGTGTACTGGCATCTAAAggtaattacaaacctttttaaggACATCAATTATTACTGTACAGCAGGGGACACCAACATGGTTATCCCCAAAGACCACGAGTAGTCTGCAGGCCTGCTCTAAAAATGGCTCACCAATGATGGGACAGTGTGATCTTTTAGGAATACTGTAGTagtgattattttaaaatgtaaacacttgccgGGATTTACAGAAAtgaagtgttgcatattgacaATTGTTTcttactgtgttacatcattgttgataattagTGTGAGAGAGCAATAAAGCCTCGgcagcatcttgtggcatcattGAGCGTTTCAGAAAGACGACAAACTGCAAATAGTccgtttttcagcaaataactgaATAGGttagacaggaaaaaaaacaaaactggtgAATATGGGAGGATACTGTATCGTGGCTTGTTTTCTAGGAAATTAAGGTGTGTGTATCAGGTGTTGACTCAAACCGCTGTACATCATgagtgtgttgtttttaaagttatgtttttattttctgtgtttATATATGTCGattcattttgcattgttcacttgggctggatttacactacagGTCCAAGTTAGCGGCTGTCAGCCGTCAGGTCCCAATTCTTATTTTAATGcctacattttttcttttggt contains these protein-coding regions:
- the lysmd4 gene encoding lysM and putative peptidoglycan-binding domain-containing protein 4 — encoded protein: MRRGEHVPHAFQAPVDVHASADGQVYMFKRKANGTAASSDDEDEEVEELGLMEMRPRVFQEPEQDRLGNFHLLERDVLDGDNLNKLALQYGCKVADIKRVNNLIQEQDLFALKCIKIPVPKHSFLTESHADPSDYLEEMPIRDQPHRHQVMDFCTEVDNDTEKLIPTTDNRDVELLGDVPKISGPRGQKGQGADWGIQWWNAVVAMLLIGIILPLFYVIYFKTKHSGAASPPDGSVTSSPVTSNNPGTGAFGTAGPEPG